In a single window of the Gemmatimonadaceae bacterium genome:
- a CDS encoding tyrosine-type recombinase/integrase produces the protein MDNATKEGWSYRSGEKGTNRVRAYEKGGQSFLEFYERQPNAEPVRKRVSLGKSDRQHAKLKADELAAALRRGEAPQASALTLHALFYNWYLKEVTPGKSPGKQAHDAMCAEMFCRCFGAKRHPSTLNVRDWQKFIRERQSGALRPASREDLPVKPVGERQARYDLKYLMAVLNFATTARDDRDVPLLTHNPLKGLPYPSETNSPHRPMLADEQYGKMLSVAREVHRLCEPFFILVHETGHRAASVRHLRWSDIDLEKKVVRWRAENDKIRFLHTTPLSNRAAEALDRLQKAEGAIGEHWIFPSDTNPSRPLPCHTANKWWRRAEAKAGIEHVHGMGFHSARRKFASELKDTNLRDLAYMGGWKNPQTVLLVYQQPDLELQREALTTRRKMSATG, from the coding sequence ATGGATAACGCAACGAAGGAAGGCTGGAGCTACCGGTCCGGCGAGAAGGGCACGAATCGAGTGCGCGCGTACGAGAAGGGAGGCCAATCCTTTCTTGAGTTCTACGAACGCCAGCCCAACGCCGAGCCGGTACGCAAACGGGTTTCTCTCGGGAAGAGTGACCGGCAACACGCCAAGCTCAAGGCGGACGAGCTGGCAGCGGCACTGCGAAGGGGAGAAGCTCCGCAGGCGTCAGCACTGACCCTGCATGCGCTTTTTTACAACTGGTACTTGAAGGAAGTGACGCCCGGCAAGTCGCCTGGCAAGCAGGCGCACGACGCTATGTGCGCCGAGATGTTCTGCCGCTGCTTCGGAGCTAAACGTCACCCGAGCACGCTCAATGTTCGCGACTGGCAGAAGTTCATCCGCGAGAGGCAGAGCGGCGCGTTGCGTCCGGCCAGCCGGGAGGATCTACCGGTCAAGCCGGTGGGCGAGAGGCAGGCCCGCTACGATCTCAAGTATCTGATGGCGGTGCTCAACTTCGCGACGACGGCACGGGATGACCGGGATGTGCCGCTTCTCACCCATAACCCTCTGAAGGGACTGCCCTACCCTTCCGAGACCAACAGCCCGCACCGTCCGATGCTGGCGGACGAGCAATACGGAAAAATGCTCTCCGTGGCGCGAGAGGTTCACCGTCTATGCGAACCGTTTTTTATCCTGGTTCACGAGACAGGACACCGCGCGGCTTCAGTGCGGCATCTCCGCTGGTCGGACATCGATCTTGAAAAGAAAGTCGTCCGGTGGCGGGCCGAGAACGACAAGATCCGATTTCTGCATACCACGCCTTTGTCCAACAGGGCCGCCGAGGCGCTGGACCGGCTCCAGAAGGCAGAGGGAGCCATCGGTGAGCATTGGATATTCCCGTCGGATACGAACCCCTCACGGCCGCTGCCATGCCATACAGCCAACAAATGGTGGAGACGGGCGGAAGCAAAGGCCGGGATCGAGCATGTGCATGGAATGGGCTTCCATTCGGCCCGCCGGAAGTTCGCGTCTGAGTTGAAGGACACGAATCTCCGAGACCTCGCCTACATGGGAGGTTGGAAAAACCCGCAGACCGTGCTCCTGGTCTATCAGCAGCCCGATCTGGAGCTGCAGCGAGAGGCGCTGACTACACGCAGGAAAATGAGCGCTACGGGCTAG
- a CDS encoding helix-turn-helix transcriptional regulator has protein sequence MRKSLFSKEYSAFLNHLKRARVRAGITQQELAVRLSTTQSFVSKCERGERRLDIIELRAWCGALEVSLPAFVTQLDRALVKVPVR, from the coding sequence ATGCGAAAGTCTCTTTTCTCCAAAGAGTACAGCGCGTTCTTAAATCATCTCAAAAGAGCGCGGGTGCGCGCAGGCATCACGCAGCAGGAACTCGCAGTGCGCCTCTCCACGACACAATCCTTCGTCAGCAAGTGTGAGCGAGGTGAGCGCCGCCTTGACATTATCGAGCTTCGAGCTTGGTGCGGTGCTCTTGAGGTTTCCCTACCAGCGTTCGTAACTCAGCTTGATCGGGCGCTCGTCAAGGTTCCAGTCCGATGA
- a CDS encoding N-6 DNA methylase, protein MAGQFVGATRDDALLEEVLKCLFCKLYVEVGAAEEISAGADSFERARHLRSVFARVRGDFPDLFEPDTEILLDPEAIRFVLAECAFSLIDAESDPIGDAFEVFVGSESRGRAGQFFTPRVVTDLLVEAVDPKPGELVIDPACGAGGFLTSVARHYVARGTDAKNLSSLVSRDFFGIDKDEYLVKLARLHVSLLSGGHPHIACADSIALQDGSRAFGEHFPKEGFDVLLTNPPFGTRIVAAKPEVLRTFELARKWRYDKASDTWGPTSEMQAQVPPQVLFVERCLSLLKPGGRLGMVLPESVLSNKSYRYVTEYLLAKADVQAVMGMPEALFKTSGKGGTHTKTCLLVAVKNGGGRQRGNSVFMAEAKWCGHDSRARTIPKNDLPAIAGNLKAARTGNTLKPSSRGFLIGKSEISNNVLCPRYYDPQVDADLNALKATHDLLLFGDLVSSGTFAVATGDELGKLAYGTGDIPFVRTSDISNWEIKADAKHSVDRKIYESFRKKQDVRPLDILMVKDGTYLIGTCAVVTEEDREIVYQSHIYKIRVQANQLGLTPFLLIAVLSSPIVQRQIRSKQFTQDIIDSLGERIRELVLPIPRASDARERIDAAVRQAVQKRIEARALMKQAKQAVTEISNLLQTQPLAS, encoded by the coding sequence TTGGCCGGTCAATTCGTCGGCGCAACGCGCGACGACGCGCTCCTTGAGGAAGTTCTAAAGTGCCTCTTCTGCAAGCTGTATGTCGAGGTGGGAGCGGCTGAAGAGATTTCGGCAGGGGCGGACTCGTTCGAACGCGCTAGGCATCTCCGGAGTGTATTCGCGCGGGTGCGTGGGGACTTTCCTGATCTTTTCGAACCTGATACCGAGATTCTTCTCGATCCGGAAGCGATCCGCTTTGTTCTCGCCGAGTGCGCATTTTCGCTCATTGATGCCGAAAGCGATCCCATTGGAGATGCGTTCGAGGTATTTGTAGGCAGCGAGTCACGTGGGAGGGCAGGACAGTTTTTTACTCCCCGCGTGGTAACCGACCTGCTAGTCGAGGCTGTAGACCCAAAGCCGGGCGAATTAGTGATTGATCCGGCCTGCGGTGCGGGCGGCTTCCTGACCTCAGTGGCTCGGCACTACGTCGCAAGGGGCACCGATGCGAAGAATTTGTCATCGCTCGTTTCGCGAGACTTCTTCGGCATCGATAAAGATGAGTATCTAGTTAAGCTCGCGAGGCTTCATGTCTCACTGCTTAGTGGCGGGCACCCCCACATCGCATGTGCCGATAGCATCGCGCTTCAAGATGGATCGAGAGCGTTTGGTGAACACTTTCCGAAGGAGGGGTTTGATGTTCTCCTGACAAATCCACCATTCGGGACGCGAATCGTCGCTGCGAAGCCTGAGGTGCTGCGCACTTTTGAGCTCGCGCGTAAGTGGCGCTATGACAAAGCATCTGATACTTGGGGCCCAACGAGTGAGATGCAGGCGCAAGTTCCTCCCCAAGTCTTGTTCGTGGAGCGTTGTTTGTCGCTGCTCAAGCCAGGTGGACGGCTCGGAATGGTGCTCCCCGAGAGCGTGCTCTCAAACAAATCATACCGCTATGTAACTGAATACCTGTTGGCTAAGGCGGATGTGCAGGCGGTGATGGGCATGCCCGAAGCCCTCTTTAAGACGTCAGGTAAGGGCGGCACTCACACAAAAACTTGCCTGCTCGTTGCGGTGAAGAACGGCGGCGGCAGACAGCGTGGAAACTCGGTATTTATGGCCGAGGCGAAATGGTGTGGCCATGACTCCCGTGCCCGCACAATCCCGAAGAATGACCTACCCGCAATCGCGGGCAACTTGAAGGCAGCCCGCACAGGCAACACACTCAAACCGTCTAGTCGAGGCTTTCTTATCGGCAAATCAGAGATCTCAAACAACGTTCTATGCCCTCGATACTACGACCCACAAGTTGATGCGGACCTCAACGCGCTAAAGGCCACGCATGACCTCTTACTCTTCGGTGACCTTGTTAGCTCCGGCACGTTTGCAGTGGCCACCGGCGACGAACTGGGGAAACTTGCTTACGGAACTGGTGATATCCCCTTCGTCCGAACATCGGACATAAGTAATTGGGAGATAAAGGCTGACGCGAAGCACAGTGTCGATCGAAAGATCTACGAGTCCTTCCGCAAGAAGCAGGACGTACGACCGTTAGACATTCTTATGGTAAAAGATGGCACCTACCTTATCGGTACCTGCGCGGTTGTGACAGAAGAGGACCGCGAAATCGTCTACCAGAGTCACATCTATAAGATCCGCGTTCAGGCCAACCAGCTCGGCCTAACTCCCTTCCTGCTCATCGCTGTACTAAGCTCACCAATTGTGCAGCGACAAATTCGGTCCAAGCAGTTCACCCAGGACATCATCGACAGCCTCGGGGAGCGAATTCGCGAGCTAGTTCTACCGATACCCAGGGCGTCCGACGCTCGCGAGCGAATTGACGCAGCCGTAAGGCAAGCGGTTCAAAAGAGGATTGAAGCAAGAGCACTCATGAAACAAGCGAAGCAGGCGGTTACGGAAATTTCGAACTTACTTCAGACCCAGCCCCTCGCTTCGTAA
- a CDS encoding Z1 domain-containing protein gives MGETLLGVYEIAETANVSPSAVGNWRKRFPDFPSPLAELKSGPVFSESAVKLWLAKRQSSDAAPPIDLYYDQLASRRGDPPELREKVEEVVEKLQGQATSTKRPGILLGGVQSGKTRAFLGVIARAFDRGYDIAVILTKGTKSLAEQTISRAKDDFREFIAADEVEIFDILSVPELTPYELTHKLIFVVKKEDDNLRRLLSLFEQTYPALRTKTVLIIDDEADLASVSFRKTNGVSGAGVISQQIDQLRGLVANAAFLQVTATPYALYLQPEDEVVLSGGSLFRPKRPAFTVLLPTHAKYVGGYEYFEKSTDSDSPGFFFYREVPLPERDALKKEDRRRLQIDKVLTEKNAGILRDAVVAFLVGGAIRRLQQRSAGQRPQKYSFLFHTEQSRGSHEWQEKVARAIRDSLVEQARADSPLFNELLRSAYMDLRRSIELEGAVPSLDDVKKSVVESLHSGQLMITKVNSDQDIKQLLAEDGQLKLRTPFNMFIGGQILDRGITISNLIAFYYGRNPNRFQQDTVLQHSRMYGARPSGDLAVTRFYAPLHVYQIMKRIHEFDAALREAFQSGAHDGGVYFIQKDSSKRLVPCSPNKLLFSDVVSIRPGRRLVLSGFQTVHRTYGGKNLAALDRRIEKIAGLRIEPILVSLPEAVELLKMAYSNLEFDDSNDDDREAHIAALEHLSRTTKNASLKGKVWLLVARDRNVSRYREEGRFSNAPDTKQQKDLARLKAEDIPVLMLLRQSGEEAQGWRGLAFWWPVVMTPRSGVTAIFATARAVTPTAATSTGPIRSLPTERDG, from the coding sequence ATGGGCGAAACCCTTCTGGGAGTCTATGAGATTGCCGAGACCGCGAATGTCAGCCCTTCCGCCGTTGGCAATTGGCGAAAAAGGTTCCCCGACTTTCCGAGTCCACTGGCCGAACTGAAGTCGGGACCTGTCTTTTCGGAAAGTGCCGTGAAGTTGTGGCTAGCTAAACGTCAGTCGAGTGATGCAGCGCCACCGATCGACCTTTACTACGATCAATTGGCAAGCAGGCGGGGAGATCCACCCGAACTCCGAGAGAAAGTCGAGGAGGTGGTTGAGAAGCTTCAAGGTCAAGCCACGTCTACGAAGCGTCCGGGGATCCTCTTGGGTGGTGTGCAGAGCGGAAAAACCAGGGCATTTTTGGGAGTGATCGCTCGCGCTTTCGATCGGGGTTACGACATCGCCGTGATCCTCACGAAAGGCACCAAGTCCCTGGCCGAGCAGACTATTAGCCGCGCGAAGGACGACTTTCGAGAATTCATTGCTGCGGATGAGGTTGAAATATTCGACATCCTATCCGTGCCCGAACTCACTCCTTACGAGCTAACACACAAGCTCATTTTCGTAGTGAAGAAGGAGGACGACAATCTGCGCCGCTTATTGAGCCTCTTTGAGCAAACCTATCCCGCATTGCGAACCAAGACGGTTTTGATCATCGACGATGAGGCTGATCTAGCGTCGGTGAGTTTTCGTAAGACGAATGGTGTGAGTGGGGCCGGTGTCATCTCTCAGCAGATAGATCAGCTTCGGGGACTAGTGGCGAACGCCGCGTTTTTGCAGGTCACTGCTACACCCTATGCGCTATACCTTCAGCCTGAGGACGAAGTTGTTCTGAGTGGGGGGTCGCTTTTTCGGCCAAAGCGCCCCGCGTTTACCGTTCTGTTGCCGACACACGCGAAATATGTCGGAGGGTACGAATACTTCGAGAAGAGCACAGATAGCGATTCCCCGGGTTTCTTTTTTTACCGCGAAGTACCTTTGCCAGAACGTGATGCCCTAAAAAAAGAAGATCGTCGGCGGTTGCAAATCGACAAGGTTCTGACCGAGAAAAATGCGGGAATTCTCCGAGACGCCGTAGTTGCTTTCTTAGTGGGTGGTGCGATTCGCAGGCTGCAACAGAGGTCTGCGGGACAGCGGCCTCAGAAATACAGTTTCCTTTTTCACACTGAGCAATCGCGCGGATCCCATGAATGGCAAGAAAAGGTCGCTCGGGCGATAAGAGACTCCCTCGTCGAACAAGCTCGGGCGGACAGTCCTCTATTCAATGAACTCCTTCGCTCAGCGTATATGGATCTTCGTAGGTCGATCGAACTAGAGGGCGCAGTACCAAGCCTCGATGACGTTAAAAAGTCCGTGGTTGAATCGCTGCACAGCGGGCAACTTATGATCACGAAGGTGAACTCAGACCAAGACATTAAGCAGCTATTGGCGGAAGATGGGCAGCTCAAGTTGCGCACTCCATTTAACATGTTTATTGGGGGTCAGATTCTTGATCGGGGCATAACGATTAGCAATTTGATCGCATTCTATTATGGTCGGAATCCAAATCGGTTCCAGCAGGATACCGTTCTCCAGCATTCCCGAATGTATGGCGCGCGTCCGAGCGGCGATCTTGCTGTTACTCGGTTCTATGCACCACTGCATGTGTATCAAATCATGAAGCGGATTCATGAATTCGATGCGGCTCTTAGGGAAGCTTTCCAGTCCGGGGCGCACGACGGAGGAGTCTATTTTATTCAGAAGGACAGCTCCAAGCGGTTGGTTCCGTGCTCTCCCAATAAGCTGTTGTTCTCTGATGTGGTAAGCATCCGACCCGGCCGGCGTCTAGTACTTTCCGGTTTCCAGACTGTTCACCGGACCTATGGCGGAAAAAATTTGGCGGCCTTGGATAGGCGCATCGAGAAAATAGCTGGCTTGCGAATCGAGCCAATCCTAGTCAGTCTGCCGGAAGCCGTTGAGCTCTTGAAAATGGCATACTCGAATCTTGAATTCGACGATTCGAATGACGACGACCGGGAGGCGCATATCGCTGCTCTCGAGCACTTGTCTCGCACGACAAAGAATGCGTCTTTGAAGGGGAAAGTCTGGCTTTTGGTTGCGCGCGATCGAAATGTGTCTCGATATCGTGAAGAGGGCCGGTTCTCAAATGCGCCCGACACAAAACAACAGAAGGATCTCGCCCGGTTGAAGGCAGAGGATATTCCGGTCCTTATGCTTCTGCGTCAGAGTGGAGAGGAGGCGCAAGGCTGGCGAGGGCTCGCTTTCTGGTGGCCTGTAGTTATGACGCCGCGTTCGGGAGTCACTGCAATTTTCGCGACCGCACGAGCGGTTACGCCTACGGCGGCGACCAGCACTGGACCGATACGATCACTTCCAACAGAGCGGGATGGCTAG
- the rmuC gene encoding DNA recombination protein RmuC, producing the protein MTQTWLIAMAGLLAAVLVLQIVLLRTRADPTELVRTALRNELSTLRQETVSGGVQLRTEIGQKLDGMSSITLGALDRSRETLAQSVKEMQEGNEKKLELMRQTVDEKLQGTLDRRLGESFTLVQQQLESVQKGLGEMQQLATGVGDLKKVLSNVKTRGIFGEVQLRAILEEILTPDQFCANYAPSQDSRDHVEFAVALPGPGGIAGPVFLPIDSKFPQEDYLRLLDASDRADIAGVAEAREAMYRQVKSYAKTVCDKYIVQPQTTPFAIVFLPTESLYAEVLRQPGLVEELQRKYSIALTGPTTLGAFLTSLRMGFHTIAIEKRASEVWNVLGAVKTEFLKFGEVLDKVHRQLDSAQKSIGAAGVRKRAMEWKLRDVQSLSVPDANRLLESNAAIDEADPDRVTEDADADD; encoded by the coding sequence ATGACACAGACCTGGCTGATCGCGATGGCTGGCCTCTTGGCTGCCGTCCTCGTGCTGCAGATCGTGCTACTGAGAACTCGCGCCGATCCTACCGAGCTCGTCCGCACCGCTCTTCGAAATGAATTGAGTACCCTCCGTCAGGAAACCGTCAGCGGCGGAGTGCAGCTCCGGACCGAGATCGGCCAGAAGCTGGATGGAATGTCCAGTATCACGCTTGGCGCACTCGACCGATCGCGAGAGACGCTCGCGCAGAGTGTCAAAGAGATGCAGGAGGGGAACGAAAAAAAGCTCGAACTCATGCGACAGACGGTTGACGAGAAGCTTCAGGGAACGCTGGACCGGCGACTCGGCGAATCGTTCACGCTCGTACAACAGCAGCTCGAGTCCGTTCAGAAAGGACTAGGCGAGATGCAGCAGCTGGCTACGGGTGTGGGCGATCTCAAGAAGGTGCTATCGAACGTCAAGACACGGGGGATATTCGGGGAGGTGCAGCTTCGGGCGATCCTGGAGGAGATTCTGACACCGGATCAGTTCTGTGCCAATTATGCGCCGTCTCAGGATTCGCGGGATCACGTGGAATTTGCGGTGGCGCTCCCGGGCCCCGGGGGCATCGCAGGCCCGGTGTTCCTGCCGATCGACTCCAAGTTTCCCCAGGAGGACTACCTTCGCCTGCTCGACGCAAGCGACCGTGCCGACATCGCGGGCGTTGCTGAGGCGCGCGAGGCGATGTACCGGCAGGTGAAGAGCTATGCTAAGACCGTATGCGACAAGTACATCGTCCAGCCGCAAACAACCCCATTCGCGATCGTCTTCCTTCCCACCGAGAGCCTCTATGCCGAGGTCCTCCGCCAGCCAGGCCTTGTTGAGGAGCTTCAGCGTAAGTACTCGATCGCGCTTACTGGTCCGACCACACTTGGTGCATTCTTGACCAGTCTTCGGATGGGTTTTCACACCATCGCGATCGAAAAGCGCGCGAGCGAAGTGTGGAACGTTCTCGGGGCAGTGAAGACAGAGTTCTTGAAGTTTGGCGAAGTCCTGGACAAGGTGCACCGGCAGCTCGACTCGGCTCAGAAGTCGATCGGGGCTGCTGGCGTGCGGAAGCGAGCCATGGAGTGGAAGCTGCGAGACGTTCAGTCGCTCTCGGTACCCGACGCAAACAGGTTGCTCGAGTCGAACGCGGCGATCGACGAGGCAGACCCCGACCGGGTTACTGAGGACGCGGACGCGGATGACTGA
- a CDS encoding DUF2779 domain-containing protein, translating to MSEPVDKRAFLAARRCLTQGWYIHHAPGEVPAPGLRWRFYAGADVAHRARAWLGEGRSLQRAPFDSALQATDDAVKNPESNLLFEASFQWGGLVARADALRHSDDGWTLVEIKSGQSSQDGRVKEEYLDDLAYTTCVASRAGLAVVRASLVLLNRDYTLGGEADLFVELDVTAEALRRATAFSQDAQAIATAVTGDQRPEPSLKFACKGCEFFDTVCIGKGVADPLFVLPRLSEKKFVELRVYERVTNLPSTAKLTEPQQRVAEIVRSGQPRTERAGLQILEDVAWPAYYLDFEAVMPHLPWFEGRPPYDAVPFQYSLHIRSAPGATLEHHEYLATVDGDWRRAFTEQLLADLGSTGSIVVYSSYEKTRLTALTTLFPDLREAIGLVVSRLFDLEQVFKNGYWHPGFGGRTSIKKVLPVMVPDLRYDTLAVNNGDDAAGVFGLMRVGEYPADTHERHRRALLMYCSLDTMALVRLHEVASSIKTGAG from the coding sequence GTGAGTGAACCTGTCGACAAACGCGCATTCCTCGCCGCCCGGCGTTGTCTGACTCAGGGCTGGTATATTCATCACGCGCCCGGAGAGGTTCCTGCTCCTGGGCTCCGGTGGCGCTTTTACGCGGGAGCAGACGTGGCGCACCGGGCGCGAGCTTGGCTGGGCGAAGGGCGTTCATTGCAACGCGCTCCATTCGATTCTGCGCTACAGGCCACTGACGATGCGGTGAAAAACCCCGAGTCCAATCTGCTCTTCGAAGCTTCGTTCCAGTGGGGAGGGCTGGTCGCGCGCGCTGATGCCCTTCGCCACTCAGATGATGGCTGGACCCTCGTCGAAATAAAATCAGGGCAGTCCTCCCAAGACGGCAGAGTGAAGGAAGAGTACCTCGACGATCTCGCGTACACGACTTGTGTCGCGTCGAGGGCCGGCTTGGCGGTTGTGCGCGCCTCGCTCGTCCTCCTGAACCGAGACTACACGCTCGGAGGCGAGGCCGATCTATTCGTAGAACTCGACGTAACTGCCGAGGCGCTCCGGCGAGCGACCGCTTTCAGCCAGGACGCGCAGGCGATCGCGACGGCCGTTACTGGTGACCAGCGACCGGAGCCGAGTCTCAAGTTCGCATGCAAGGGCTGCGAGTTCTTCGACACGGTCTGCATCGGGAAGGGCGTGGCAGACCCTCTCTTCGTTCTGCCTCGTTTGAGCGAGAAGAAGTTCGTGGAGCTACGCGTTTACGAGCGAGTCACCAACCTCCCCTCGACCGCGAAGCTGACCGAACCGCAGCAGCGAGTCGCGGAGATCGTTCGCTCTGGGCAGCCCCGCACGGAACGAGCTGGACTCCAGATCCTCGAGGACGTTGCCTGGCCAGCGTACTACCTCGACTTCGAAGCAGTCATGCCCCATCTGCCGTGGTTCGAAGGGAGGCCGCCGTACGACGCCGTTCCCTTTCAGTATTCCCTGCACATACGGAGCGCGCCTGGCGCCACGCTTGAACACCACGAGTATCTCGCCACAGTCGATGGCGACTGGAGACGAGCGTTCACGGAGCAGCTCCTTGCCGACCTTGGAAGTACCGGTTCGATCGTGGTCTACTCCTCATATGAGAAGACGCGACTCACGGCGCTCACAACTCTCTTTCCCGATCTTCGCGAAGCGATAGGCCTCGTCGTGTCGCGCCTTTTTGACCTCGAGCAAGTCTTCAAGAATGGATACTGGCACCCAGGCTTTGGAGGAAGAACATCAATCAAGAAGGTCCTACCCGTGATGGTGCCAGACCTCCGTTACGATACCTTGGCGGTCAACAATGGAGATGACGCTGCGGGTGTGTTTGGGTTGATGCGAGTCGGCGAGTATCCCGCCGACACACACGAACGGCACCGACGCGCGTTGCTAATGTACTGCAGCCTGGATACGATGGCATTGGTTCGGCTCCACGAGGTGGCCTCCAGCATTAAGACCGGTGCGGGCTAG
- a CDS encoding DUF5615 family PIN-like protein, translated as MRVLLDGNLPRALAHQIIGHEVATIHQRRWSDLSNGALLDAAVGEYDVFVTLDQSLRYQQNLGGRGIAVVVLRAPSNRLRDLEGLIPELLQAIVSAPKGEATLVGV; from the coding sequence ATGCGCGTGCTACTGGATGGCAATTTGCCACGGGCGCTAGCCCACCAGATCATCGGCCACGAAGTTGCGACGATCCACCAAAGACGTTGGTCCGACCTGTCGAACGGCGCTCTGTTGGACGCCGCAGTCGGCGAATACGATGTGTTCGTCACGCTGGACCAGAGCCTTCGCTATCAGCAAAACCTCGGTGGACGCGGTATCGCGGTCGTGGTCCTGCGCGCCCCCAGCAATCGGCTCCGGGATCTTGAAGGTCTCATTCCGGAACTACTTCAGGCCATTGTCAGCGCGCCAAAGGGTGAAGCAACTCTCGTTGGCGTCTGA
- a CDS encoding DUF6438 domain-containing protein has translation MTRPFEGSPAMSLRGAAALGALVLAGCAPNGAVPDSSAATPSAAPAYTRVTLERKPCFGTCPVYRVAVAENGAVVFEGLQHVDSIGSFTGRIDAQRVAALARLFDEHDYFALDDKYAYGEPNCPQYGTDAPTVITSITVGGRTKRVEHDLGCAGVPQRLSDLESGIDELVGTSRWIRK, from the coding sequence ATGACGCGGCCGTTCGAAGGATCGCCGGCGATGAGCCTGCGCGGCGCGGCGGCGCTGGGCGCGCTCGTGCTGGCCGGGTGCGCGCCCAACGGAGCGGTACCGGATTCTTCGGCCGCGACGCCGAGCGCCGCGCCCGCGTACACGCGCGTGACGCTCGAGCGGAAGCCCTGTTTCGGGACGTGCCCGGTGTATCGGGTGGCCGTGGCGGAAAACGGCGCCGTCGTATTCGAGGGGCTGCAACACGTGGATTCGATCGGCAGCTTCACCGGGCGGATAGATGCGCAGCGTGTCGCCGCGCTGGCGCGCCTCTTCGACGAGCACGATTACTTCGCGCTGGACGACAAGTACGCGTACGGCGAGCCGAACTGTCCGCAGTACGGCACCGACGCGCCGACGGTGATCACGTCTATCACCGTCGGGGGTCGCACGAAGCGAGTCGAGCATGATCTGGGCTGCGCCGGGGTGCCGCAGCGGCTGTCCGATCTCGAGAGCGGGATCGACGAGCTCGTCGGCACGTCGCGCTGGATACGGAAATGA